A region from the uncultured Draconibacterium sp. genome encodes:
- the rpsB gene encoding 30S ribosomal protein S2, whose amino-acid sequence MPRTNFQELLDAGAHFGHLKRKWNPNMEPYIFMEKNGIHIIDLQKTVVKIDEAAAAIKQIAKSGRKVLFVATKKQAKELVADLVKGVGMPYVTERWPGGMLTNFPTIRKAVKKMISIDKMMKDTSWDNLSKREKLQITRQRAKLEKVLGSISDLTRLPAALFVVDVLKEKIAVREAQKLGIPVFAIVDTNSNPEDVDFVIPANDDASQSIRLIVGAMCDAVKEGLNERKIEKEKEDTTEEASKKEVNAEETSEE is encoded by the coding sequence ATGCCAAGAACAAATTTTCAAGAATTATTGGATGCAGGTGCACATTTCGGACACCTGAAAAGAAAGTGGAACCCAAACATGGAGCCTTATATCTTCATGGAGAAAAACGGTATCCACATTATCGATCTGCAAAAAACTGTAGTTAAAATTGATGAAGCAGCAGCTGCTATCAAACAAATTGCAAAATCGGGTCGTAAAGTGCTATTTGTAGCCACAAAAAAGCAAGCCAAAGAATTGGTAGCTGATTTGGTTAAAGGTGTAGGTATGCCTTACGTAACTGAACGCTGGCCAGGTGGTATGCTTACCAACTTCCCAACAATCCGTAAAGCGGTTAAAAAAATGATCTCCATCGATAAAATGATGAAAGATACAAGTTGGGACAACCTTTCAAAACGTGAGAAACTTCAAATTACTCGTCAGCGTGCGAAATTGGAGAAAGTTTTGGGTTCAATCTCAGACCTTACCCGTTTGCCAGCTGCATTGTTTGTAGTTGACGTATTGAAAGAAAAAATTGCAGTTCGCGAAGCTCAGAAATTAGGAATTCCTGTATTTGCAATAGTCGACACCAACTCTAACCCGGAAGATGTTGATTTTGTAATTCCTGCTAATGACGATGCTTCTCAATCAATTCGTTTAATTGTTGGCGCCATGTGCGATGCAGTTAAAGAAGGATTGAACGAGCGCAAAATTGAGAAAGAAAAAGAAGATACTACTGAAGAAGCTTCGAAAAAAGAAGTGAATGCAGAAGAAACTTCTGAAGAGTAA
- a CDS encoding permease-like cell division protein FtsX, whose product MSKKPKRLKNRFFTSWITSLVSISLVLVLLGMLSFILINSKKLSDYVREKIGFTLVLQDNLKETEIIRLQKVLSAGDFVKSVNYTNKEMAASKLAKELGEDFEGFLGYNPLFASLDIKLQAAYTHPDSLQLLEQKLLSFPQVTEVYYQKNLVTLINENVKKISLALFSLSALLTFIFFGLINNTIRLLIYSQRFTINTMQMVGASKNFIRKPFLLKSVLLGVNGGILANIVLIGGIFLYKNELYGLINFADAKTLLMITGLVFTLGFIISFLSTWFALNKFLRMKFDELFY is encoded by the coding sequence ATGAGCAAAAAACCCAAAAGGTTAAAAAACCGTTTTTTTACTTCGTGGATTACTTCGCTTGTTAGCATAAGCCTTGTACTCGTTTTATTAGGTATGTTGAGCTTTATTTTAATTAACAGCAAAAAACTATCTGACTATGTACGTGAAAAAATTGGTTTCACACTTGTTTTACAAGACAATTTAAAAGAAACTGAAATTATAAGGTTGCAGAAGGTATTAAGTGCAGGCGACTTTGTTAAATCGGTTAACTATACCAACAAAGAAATGGCTGCCAGCAAGCTTGCAAAAGAACTTGGCGAAGATTTTGAAGGTTTTTTGGGGTACAATCCATTGTTTGCATCGCTCGACATTAAACTACAGGCTGCATACACCCACCCCGACAGTTTGCAGCTTCTTGAGCAAAAGCTTTTATCTTTCCCTCAGGTTACCGAAGTGTACTATCAAAAAAATTTGGTTACGCTGATTAACGAGAATGTAAAAAAAATCAGCCTGGCATTGTTCTCCTTAAGTGCGCTGCTTACATTTATTTTTTTTGGACTAATTAATAATACCATCAGACTATTAATCTATTCGCAACGTTTTACTATTAATACCATGCAAATGGTTGGAGCCAGTAAAAACTTTATTCGCAAACCCTTTCTTCTTAAAAGCGTGCTCCTTGGTGTCAACGGGGGAATTCTTGCCAACATTGTTCTTATTGGTGGCATTTTCCTTTATAAGAACGAACTTTATGGCTTAATAAATTTTGCCGATGCAAAAACCTTGCTGATGATAACCGGCCTTGTTTTTACACTCGGCTTTATTATCTCATTTTTATCAACGTGGTTTGCATTAAACAAATTCCTGCGTATGAAATTTGACGAGTTATTTTATTAA
- a CDS encoding FlgD immunoglobulin-like domain containing protein: MKKFYTITKLALLLPFCFAAIMATGQESLTIVGDDLTLNPDTVYEVSAVYTDSTGNAVDDAKIKWNTEPGYLGKVDKDGFLITNHPGEGYLIAKYKELRDSVMLKVNGVVKNDDNEDDEDEDMDDEYPKIKIVPDHIKVELNDSVELRAFYIDSSETKIDTTFAWMVKPVNLGASINPETGIFYSADTTGKGLIIATLGELSDTAKITVYESKAKKEKKEKQEQIENNRGKQLSINPGDQMVYTGHDPIQYSAVYKTNGQKHQDAEFLWSVSDTSVASINDAGLLTLTGTTGLTLVHAEYSNFKASVELLVVDSMVDMNVNTISLRRVLPDGQELKAKTIKEGESYKIGGLPYPLNILNAGMLHFPFGCIDEDVEIFMFIPEEYAEHNDSSTEVTFTDDVITGVKFSVKPLGSDTIVEPYYFNIPVNLSMVFKHELLDSLGVSPEDLDVFFADNTGFEEVDGHVAVDTVRNKIYANIIHFSTIVVKQGDAKTSAESIKPLPENALKIYPNPFTSSATVEFMIDKSADIQIVIYNLFGQEVKMLTNRAYEEGIHRIKWNGNDNNGATATSGVYLCRFSKNGQVKHVNKIVLNR; this comes from the coding sequence ATGAAAAAATTTTACACCATTACAAAATTAGCACTACTACTGCCCTTCTGTTTTGCAGCAATAATGGCTACTGGTCAGGAATCGCTTACCATAGTCGGAGATGACCTCACCTTAAACCCTGACACTGTGTATGAAGTTAGTGCTGTTTACACCGACAGCACCGGCAATGCTGTTGACGATGCAAAAATAAAATGGAATACCGAACCTGGCTATCTTGGAAAAGTTGATAAAGACGGTTTTTTAATCACCAACCATCCGGGCGAAGGTTACCTTATTGCCAAATACAAGGAACTGCGCGATTCAGTTATGCTTAAGGTTAATGGTGTGGTAAAAAACGACGACAACGAGGATGATGAAGACGAGGATATGGACGACGAATATCCGAAAATAAAGATTGTCCCGGATCACATTAAAGTGGAACTTAACGATTCAGTTGAGCTTCGTGCTTTTTATATCGACTCAAGCGAAACAAAAATTGACACCACATTTGCCTGGATGGTTAAACCAGTCAATTTGGGCGCGTCTATAAATCCGGAAACCGGCATATTCTATTCTGCCGACACCACGGGGAAAGGGTTAATTATTGCTACTCTGGGCGAGCTTTCCGACACTGCCAAAATCACGGTTTATGAGAGCAAAGCCAAAAAAGAGAAAAAAGAAAAACAGGAGCAGATTGAAAATAACCGGGGCAAACAGCTCTCTATTAACCCGGGAGACCAGATGGTTTATACCGGCCACGATCCCATTCAATACAGTGCCGTTTACAAAACAAACGGGCAAAAACACCAGGATGCCGAATTCTTATGGAGTGTTTCTGACACCAGCGTTGCCTCCATAAACGATGCAGGACTATTGACACTAACAGGCACTACAGGATTGACTCTGGTACATGCCGAATACAGCAACTTTAAAGCCTCTGTTGAACTTCTCGTAGTTGATTCGATGGTTGATATGAATGTAAACACCATTTCATTACGAAGAGTACTGCCTGATGGGCAAGAGCTTAAAGCAAAAACAATTAAAGAGGGTGAGAGTTATAAAATTGGAGGGCTGCCCTATCCGCTAAATATTCTGAATGCAGGTATGCTTCATTTCCCTTTCGGATGCATCGATGAAGATGTTGAAATTTTTATGTTTATACCGGAAGAATACGCAGAGCATAACGACAGCAGCACCGAAGTAACTTTTACCGACGATGTAATTACCGGAGTAAAATTTAGCGTAAAACCGCTTGGTTCGGACACAATTGTTGAGCCGTACTATTTTAATATCCCAGTAAACTTAAGTATGGTATTTAAACATGAATTGTTGGATTCGTTGGGCGTAAGTCCTGAAGATCTGGATGTATTTTTTGCCGACAATACCGGTTTCGAGGAGGTTGACGGGCACGTTGCCGTTGATACGGTTCGGAATAAAATTTATGCCAACATCATCCATTTCAGTACAATTGTGGTTAAACAAGGCGATGCAAAAACATCAGCTGAAAGTATTAAGCCACTGCCGGAAAACGCACTTAAAATTTACCCAAATCCGTTTACTTCTTCAGCTACTGTAGAGTTTATGATTGACAAATCGGCAGACATACAAATTGTTATCTATAATCTTTTCGGGCAAGAAGTAAAAATGCTTACCAATCGCGCTTACGAAGAAGGCATTCATCGTATAAAATGGAACGGAAATGACAATAACGGAGCAACAGCGACCTCCGGAGTTTATCTTTGCCGCTTTAGTAAAAACGGACAAGTTAAACACGTAAACAAAATTGTGTTGAACAGATAA
- the rplM gene encoding 50S ribosomal protein L13 encodes MDTLSYKTVSANKATVNKEWVVVDAENMVLGRLASVVAKMLRGKYKPNFTPHVDCGDNVIVINAEKVVLTGKKMSDKVYVRHSGYPGGQRTQTPQDILAKYPERLVEKAVKGMLPKNKLGSDLFRNLHVVIGAEHKYEAQKPKVVDLNTIK; translated from the coding sequence GTGGACACACTTAGTTATAAAACTGTTTCGGCTAACAAAGCTACCGTTAATAAAGAATGGGTGGTTGTTGATGCCGAAAATATGGTATTGGGACGTTTGGCAAGTGTAGTGGCCAAAATGTTAAGAGGTAAATACAAGCCAAATTTCACACCTCATGTAGATTGTGGCGATAACGTAATTGTTATCAACGCTGAAAAAGTTGTTTTAACCGGTAAAAAAATGTCGGACAAAGTTTATGTTCGTCACAGTGGTTACCCGGGTGGACAACGTACTCAGACTCCACAGGATATTTTAGCAAAATATCCTGAACGTTTGGTAGAGAAGGCTGTAAAAGGTATGCTTCCTAAAAATAAATTAGGTAGCGACTTATTCAGGAATTTGCATGTAGTAATTGGTGCCGAGCACAAATATGAAGCTCAAAAACCAAAAGTTGTTGATTTAAATACGATTAAATAA
- the tsf gene encoding translation elongation factor Ts: MSFTTADVVKLRKVSGAGMMDCKNALKDAEGDFDKALEIIREKGKLIANKRADRDAAEGVAIAKATEDGKFGAIVVLNCETDFVAKNESYVAFAEKILAKALETKVETLEALKAVEIDGKTIDALVTEQTGVTGEKLDLSYYKCLADEAVVPYIHPGNKLSTLVAFNKTVDVQVGKDIAMQIAAMAPVAIDEASIPQAEIDKELEFAKEKYRKEGKPEAMLEKIAMGSLNKWYKDVTLINQAFVKDGKMPVKDYLKQADAELKVTAFDRYTLNA, encoded by the coding sequence ATGTCTTTTACAACCGCAGACGTAGTAAAATTGCGTAAAGTATCAGGCGCAGGGATGATGGATTGCAAAAATGCCCTGAAAGACGCCGAAGGTGACTTTGACAAGGCACTGGAAATCATCCGCGAAAAAGGTAAACTAATTGCAAACAAACGTGCAGACAGAGATGCCGCTGAAGGTGTAGCTATTGCAAAAGCAACAGAAGACGGTAAATTCGGTGCAATTGTTGTATTGAATTGCGAAACTGACTTTGTTGCTAAAAACGAAAGCTATGTTGCCTTTGCCGAGAAAATTCTTGCAAAAGCACTTGAAACTAAAGTTGAAACCTTAGAGGCGCTAAAAGCAGTTGAAATTGATGGAAAAACCATCGATGCATTAGTAACTGAGCAAACAGGTGTAACTGGTGAAAAACTTGACCTTTCATACTACAAATGTTTAGCTGACGAGGCTGTAGTTCCTTATATTCACCCTGGTAATAAATTGTCGACTCTTGTTGCTTTTAACAAAACTGTTGATGTACAGGTAGGAAAAGATATTGCAATGCAAATTGCTGCTATGGCTCCTGTTGCTATCGACGAAGCTTCAATTCCACAAGCTGAAATTGACAAGGAATTAGAGTTTGCTAAAGAGAAATACCGCAAAGAAGGTAAACCAGAAGCAATGCTTGAGAAAATTGCAATGGGTTCTTTAAATAAATGGTACAAAGATGTAACACTTATTAACCAGGCTTTCGTTAAAGACGGAAAAATGCCTGTAAAAGATTACCTTAAGCAAGCTGACGCAGAATTAAAAGTTACTGCGTTTGATCGCTATACTTTGAATGCTTAA
- the rpsI gene encoding 30S ribosomal protein S9 translates to MEVVNTIGRRKSAVARIYVSEGKGNVTINKRELKEYFPAETLQYIVMQPLNLLEVAEKYDVKVNLDGGGPKGQAEALRLAISRALIEIDAELRPQLKAAGFLTRDPREVERKKPGQPKARKRFQFSKR, encoded by the coding sequence ATGGAAGTAGTAAACACAATCGGACGTAGAAAATCAGCTGTTGCTCGTATTTACGTAAGCGAAGGAAAAGGTAACGTAACCATCAATAAAAGGGAATTAAAGGAATATTTCCCTGCAGAAACATTGCAATATATTGTTATGCAGCCACTAAACCTTTTAGAGGTAGCTGAAAAATATGATGTGAAAGTAAATCTTGATGGCGGTGGTCCAAAAGGACAGGCAGAAGCTTTGCGTTTGGCTATCTCTCGTGCCTTAATTGAAATCGACGCAGAGTTGAGACCACAACTTAAAGCTGCAGGATTTCTTACCAGAGACCCTCGCGAAGTGGAACGTAAAAAGCCGGGGCAACCAAAAGCAAGGAAACGTTTCCAGTTCTCAAAACGTTAA